The window AGTTCTGCTTGGGCCTTTTGAGCATCAGCAAGCTTGCCATCCTTCTCTTTCAATGCTTGTTGGAGCTCAAGCACTTCTTCATTCTTCCGTTCCATATCTCCTGCAAACAGCAGACGAGCTTTCTTCGCTTCTTGGGCAGCAATCTTTTCCCGTTCCTGCGCTAGTTGTAATGCTACTTGCTCGTCCACCTTTTCTTGGGCCGCAGCCACTGCGAGTTCCTTCTCTCGTATTGCGGCTTCACGATTTTTGATGTCAGATTCCTTGTTCGCTAGTTTCACCTCGTATTGTTGACGCGTGGCTTCCACGAGAGGAGCGGCTAAGGACTCGGTGAGCTTAATCTCTCCATTACAATTCGGACATACGATCATTGGTTCATTCATACTTTCACGTCCTCTTGCTAGTTTCTCAATACTCCCCGCCTCCGCTTTCATTCGCCAGATTCTCAAACCGGGTTGACCGCTTGATGAATGCCAGCTTCACCACTCCGGTCGGGCCGTTGCGCTGTTTGGCGATGATCAATTCCGCTTTGCCCTCGAGGTCGGGATCGTCTGGCTTGTAAACTTCTTCGCGGAAGATGAAGGCCACCACGTCCGCATCCTGCTCAATGGCGCCGGATTCGCGCAGGTCAGCCAGTTGCGGACGGTTGTTGCCGGTGCGGCTTTCCGGTGCGCGGCTGAGCTGTGAGAGCGCGATCACCGGGCAGCGCATCTCCTTGGCCAGACCTTTCAGGCCGCGCGAGATGGCGGAAACTTCCTGCGTGCGGTTTTCATAGCGCTTGCCTCCGCCGGTGGGTGTGCCCGCCACGAGTTGGAGATAGTCAACAATAATCAGGTCCAGCCGGCCCTGCGCCTGTTGCAGGCGGCGGCACTTGGCGCGCATTTCAGAAATTGAGATGCCCGGCGTGTCGTCGATATAGATAGGCGCTTCCACCAGCGCGGCCAGCCCGGTTACCAGCTTGTTGTAATCTTCGCGGCTCAGGAATCCGGTGCGCAGCTTGTGGGAATCCACCATCGCCTGGGAACATAGCAGGCGCAGTAGCAGCGATTCGCGCGACATTTCCAGCGAAAAGACGCCAACAACTTTGTTGTCCCGCACGGCGGCGTTCTCGGCAATGTTGATGGCGAAAGCGGTCTTGCCCATCGACGGACGCGCGGCGATGATCACCAGATCAGACTTTTGCAGGCCGCTGGTCATGCCGTCCAGGTCTTCAAAGTGGGTTTCCAGTC is drawn from Terriglobia bacterium and contains these coding sequences:
- the dnaB gene encoding replicative DNA helicase; the protein is MATTDRILDRGMPASMDAERAILGAILLDNSAYPQAAEHLRAEDFSLDSHRRIYLRMMELAETGKPVDFVTLTEQLGQHKEIEAVGGVAYVTSLTDGLPRVKNIEQYVKIVKDKALLRGLIHAATSAIQQAYEQEAPAEEIIDSAESAIFKVAEQRIGQGFMGIPEIVKLSFGSIDKLYEQGQRITGLETHFEDLDGMTSGLQKSDLVIIAARPSMGKTAFAINIAENAAVRDNKVVGVFSLEMSRESLLLRLLCSQAMVDSHKLRTGFLSREDYNKLVTGLAALVEAPIYIDDTPGISISEMRAKCRRLQQAQGRLDLIIVDYLQLVAGTPTGGGKRYENRTQEVSAISRGLKGLAKEMRCPVIALSQLSRAPESRTGNNRPQLADLRESGAIEQDADVVAFIFREEVYKPDDPDLEGKAELIIAKQRNGPTGVVKLAFIKRSTRFENLANESGGGEY